A DNA window from Micrococcales bacterium contains the following coding sequences:
- a CDS encoding acyl-CoA carboxylase subunit beta, whose protein sequence is MSAQSADSTPDLTTTAGKLADLTARREVAAMAGGQRGIDKQHSKGKMTARERIEWLLDDGSFVELDELARHRSNNFGLEKTRPYGDGVVTGYGTIDGRPVCVFAQDFTVFGGSLGEVFGEKIVKVMDMAMNTGVPVVGINDSGGARIQEGVVSLGLYGEIFQRNVHASGVVPQISLIMGPCAGGAVYSPAITDFTVMVDKTSHMFITGPDVIKTVTGEDVEFEELGGARTHNSKSGVAHMMGADEHDALDIVKSLLSYLPSNNMDPAPAYDNPATLEITDEDRELDTIIPDSPNQPYDIKTVIEHVLDDGEFLEVQPLWAPNMVIGFGRVEGHSVGVVANQPMQFAGTLDIDASEKASRFVRTCDAFNIPVITFVDVPGFLPGTDQEWNGIIRRGAKLIYAYGEATVPKVTIITRKAYGGAYVVMGSKHLGADIELSWPTGQIAVMGAQGAVNILYRKEVAAAKDPDAERARLVAEYDNALANPYLAADRGYVDRVIMPHETRGQVVQALRALRSKREVLPPKKHGNIPL, encoded by the coding sequence ATGAGCGCCCAATCGGCAGATTCGACCCCGGACCTCACCACGACCGCTGGGAAGCTGGCCGACCTCACCGCTCGCCGCGAGGTCGCGGCCATGGCCGGCGGGCAGCGCGGGATCGACAAGCAGCACTCAAAGGGCAAGATGACCGCCCGCGAGCGCATCGAGTGGCTGCTCGACGACGGTTCCTTCGTCGAGCTCGACGAACTGGCCCGGCACCGATCCAACAACTTCGGCCTGGAGAAGACCCGGCCCTACGGCGACGGCGTGGTCACCGGGTACGGGACGATCGACGGCCGGCCGGTGTGCGTCTTCGCCCAGGACTTCACGGTGTTCGGCGGCAGCCTCGGCGAGGTGTTCGGGGAGAAGATCGTCAAGGTCATGGACATGGCGATGAACACCGGCGTCCCCGTCGTCGGGATCAACGACTCCGGCGGTGCCCGCATCCAGGAGGGCGTGGTGTCGCTGGGCCTGTACGGAGAGATCTTCCAGCGCAACGTGCACGCCTCCGGCGTCGTCCCGCAGATCTCGCTGATCATGGGCCCGTGCGCCGGTGGGGCGGTCTACTCCCCGGCGATCACCGACTTCACCGTGATGGTCGACAAGACCTCCCACATGTTCATCACCGGCCCGGACGTCATCAAGACCGTGACCGGCGAAGATGTCGAGTTCGAGGAACTCGGTGGTGCCCGCACCCACAACAGCAAGTCCGGTGTGGCCCACATGATGGGCGCCGACGAACACGACGCCCTCGACATCGTCAAGAGCCTGCTGAGCTACCTGCCCAGCAACAACATGGACCCGGCGCCGGCCTACGACAACCCGGCCACCTTGGAGATCACCGACGAGGACCGGGAACTCGACACGATCATCCCCGACTCCCCCAACCAGCCCTACGACATCAAGACCGTGATCGAGCACGTGCTCGACGACGGCGAGTTCCTCGAGGTGCAGCCCTTGTGGGCGCCCAACATGGTGATCGGCTTCGGTCGTGTCGAGGGGCATTCGGTCGGCGTGGTCGCCAACCAACCGATGCAGTTCGCCGGGACCCTGGACATCGACGCCAGCGAGAAGGCCTCCCGCTTCGTGCGCACCTGCGACGCCTTCAACATCCCGGTCATCACCTTCGTCGACGTGCCCGGCTTCCTGCCCGGCACCGACCAGGAGTGGAACGGCATCATCCGGCGCGGCGCCAAACTCATCTACGCCTACGGCGAGGCCACCGTCCCCAAGGTCACCATCATCACCCGCAAGGCCTACGGCGGCGCATACGTCGTCATGGGCTCCAAGCACCTCGGGGCGGACATCGAGTTGTCCTGGCCGACCGGGCAGATCGCAGTCATGGGCGCCCAGGGTGCGGTCAACATCCTGTACCGCAAGGAGGTGGCCGCCGCGAAGGATCCGGACGCCGAACGTGCGCGCCTGGTCGCGGAGTACGACAACGCGCTGGCCAACCCCTACCTCGCGGCCGACCGCGGTTACGTCGACCGCGTGATCATGCCGCACGAGACCCGCGGTCAGGTCGTGCAGGCGCTGCGGGCACTGCGCAGCAAGCGAGAGGTGCTGCCGCCGAAGAAGCATGGGAACATCCCCTTGTGA
- a CDS encoding acyl-CoA carboxylase subunit epsilon has protein sequence MSARFEVVHGNPGDEELAVVISLLSAAAAGAPAPQGDEQMSNWARPGMRVTLPAGPGAWWRSGLPRP, from the coding sequence GTGAGCGCGCGCTTCGAGGTGGTGCACGGCAACCCCGGCGACGAGGAACTCGCGGTGGTGATCTCCTTGCTGTCCGCGGCCGCGGCCGGTGCGCCGGCTCCGCAGGGCGATGAGCAGATGTCCAACTGGGCGCGGCCGGGGATGCGGGTGACGCTGCCCGCAGGTCCGGGTGCCTGGTGGCGGTCGGGATTGCCGCGGCCGTGA
- a CDS encoding glycosyltransferase family 2 protein: MAVGIAAAVIDVSVIVPVFNKAPYLRELLDSLQNQTSGSFDVWLVDDGSTDGSERMCDDIATADERFHVIHQPNSGWPGRPRNVGVDVSESRYLFYADADDWCEPTLLADLVTFADEHDSDVVLPAVLAEGHSYTTREPVFSSAVDLDPREAFLSLTPHKLFRRAYFEALGLRFTEDRVPLEDGQLVARAYVGGGRISRFGDRLGYHYMGREGTNISYAPRDPRAHGRSVADIMGSARRVPVHADEIIVDIYRRKLLRYLGPRYLPGMPPDRQAAYVQATSDVAAEFIPAHLESTLTPWPRLASRAARLGDPGVSVALAQARADELVPAERANGHWFIGPVPADDIVVVRPRARKDPSKGIRVVSRPEWVRVTSPRLELSVDGAVIGVDETLRPRQPLPGPARALACWDDLSVAVAYDGEPVTTDGLHFSSAAGQLVVAPA; this comes from the coding sequence GTGGCGGTCGGGATTGCCGCGGCCGTGATCGACGTCAGCGTCATCGTCCCGGTCTTCAACAAGGCCCCGTACCTGCGCGAGTTGCTGGACAGCCTGCAGAACCAGACCAGCGGGTCGTTCGACGTGTGGCTGGTCGACGACGGGTCCACCGACGGCTCGGAGCGGATGTGCGACGACATCGCCACCGCGGACGAGCGCTTCCACGTCATCCACCAGCCGAACTCGGGCTGGCCGGGCCGGCCACGCAACGTGGGGGTCGATGTCAGTGAGAGCCGCTACCTGTTCTACGCCGACGCCGACGACTGGTGCGAACCGACCCTGCTGGCCGACCTGGTCACATTCGCCGACGAGCACGACAGTGACGTCGTGCTGCCGGCAGTGCTGGCCGAGGGGCACTCTTACACGACCCGCGAACCCGTCTTCAGCAGTGCCGTGGACCTCGACCCGCGCGAGGCCTTCCTCAGTCTCACCCCACACAAACTGTTCCGGCGCGCCTACTTCGAGGCGCTCGGCCTGCGCTTCACCGAGGACCGGGTACCGCTCGAGGACGGGCAATTGGTGGCCCGCGCCTACGTCGGGGGCGGTCGGATCAGCCGCTTCGGCGACCGGCTCGGTTACCACTACATGGGCCGCGAGGGCACGAACATCTCCTACGCGCCGCGCGACCCCCGCGCGCACGGACGCAGCGTGGCCGACATCATGGGCTCCGCGCGGCGGGTCCCCGTTCACGCCGACGAGATCATCGTCGACATCTACCGCCGCAAACTCCTGCGCTACCTCGGGCCGCGGTACTTGCCGGGGATGCCCCCGGACCGCCAAGCGGCCTACGTCCAGGCCACCTCGGACGTGGCAGCAGAGTTCATCCCCGCTCACCTGGAGTCGACGCTGACCCCGTGGCCGCGGCTGGCCTCACGCGCGGCCCGGCTCGGGGACCCGGGGGTCAGCGTGGCTCTGGCGCAGGCACGCGCCGACGAACTTGTGCCCGCCGAGCGCGCCAACGGCCACTGGTTCATCGGTCCGGTGCCCGCCGACGACATCGTCGTGGTGCGCCCCCGGGCACGCAAGGATCCCAGCAAGGGGATCCGGGTGGTGAGCCGGCCGGAGTGGGTGCGGGTGACCAGCCCCCGGCTGGAACTGTCGGTCGACGGCGCGGTGATCGGCGTCGATGAGACCCTGCGTCCCCGCCAGCCCCTGCCGGGCCCGGCCCGCGCGCTGGCCTGCTGGGACGACCTGTCCGTGGCGGTGGCCTACGACGGGGAACCGGTGACCACCGACGGACTGCACTTCAGTTCCGCCGCCGGTCAGCTCGTCGTCGCGCCGGCCTGA
- the maf gene encoding septum formation inhibitor Maf, giving the protein MGDLRGFGTPQVGAQGVPPPTCGGDRRVSRCCGWRVPSLRVRLILASASPSRLRLLRAAGIEPEVVVSGVDEDALIAGLPAAGPEQVAVHLALAKARWVARDNPGRLVLGADSVLDVDGRSLGKPLTADVAVRRWHELRGRSAELITGQCLIHAAGEVVAAARTTVHFADPDDEEIAAYVATGEPLQVAGGFTLDGYGSAFVTGVEGDPANVIGLGIPLLRDMVRQAGLRWMDLWDQAGATTS; this is encoded by the coding sequence ATGGGTGATTTGCGAGGTTTCGGGACGCCACAAGTGGGCGCGCAGGGGGTGCCGCCGCCCACTTGTGGCGGCGACCGTCGGGTGAGTCGCTGCTGCGGCTGGCGCGTACCATCGCTGCGCGTGCGCCTGATCCTCGCCTCGGCATCCCCGTCCCGCCTGCGTTTGCTGCGGGCCGCCGGGATCGAACCTGAGGTCGTGGTCAGCGGTGTTGACGAGGACGCCCTCATCGCCGGTCTGCCCGCGGCCGGGCCCGAACAGGTGGCGGTGCACCTCGCGCTGGCCAAGGCGCGGTGGGTCGCCCGGGACAACCCCGGCCGACTGGTGCTCGGGGCCGATTCCGTGCTCGATGTCGACGGCCGAAGCCTGGGCAAGCCGTTGACGGCGGACGTGGCCGTGCGCAGATGGCACGAATTGCGTGGACGCTCCGCGGAACTGATCACCGGCCAGTGCCTGATCCACGCCGCCGGCGAGGTCGTCGCGGCTGCCCGCACCACCGTGCACTTCGCCGACCCCGACGACGAGGAGATCGCCGCGTACGTGGCGACCGGGGAGCCGCTGCAGGTGGCCGGCGGCTTCACGCTGGACGGCTACGGCTCGGCGTTCGTGACCGGTGTGGAGGGGGACCCGGCCAATGTCATCGGGCTCGGGATACCGCTGCTGCGCGACATGGTGCGGCAGGCAGGACTGCGCTGGATGGACCTGTGGGATCAGGCCGGCGCGACGACGAGCTGA